TGTTGCCAAGATGGAGTTCATTTCCCCATAGCAGCTCTCACAGTGCCGTGGGTCACGTGAAAAAGGGAGGCTTCCTCGACCTTTAGTGTGGGGAGATTTACTCAGTCTTTAGTGTTTAATTTGTCTGTGTTTCGGGAAAGCCGCGGCCGTTGTGCCCGACCAGTCTGTCAGCGTCCCGTTGGGGGGATCCTTCGCTGAGCAGTCGTACTGGATCAGAGGGTGGTTCGACTGACTTAGGGAAACACACCAACAGTGTAAGGGAGACCCCTCAGCAGGTCTTCCCCTTTACCCATTGTGTTACCTGCTGCTGGCGACTGGTAGCGTCCGCCAAGGATTCACGCTAGCAGTTTATGGAAGAACACTCTTTGTTAATATAAGTTGTGACAGGTTAAGGTTCGAAGATTGTCAGTGATAGTGTCTGtctgcaaaaatatatttgaaggaATATGCAGACAAGCTCTAATCCCCAATAAAATGTTCCGCATGCATAGAGTATGATTCTTATCCAATAGGCATCTCTATGAGGGAGAAGACAGGTTCAGCCCATCAACTGATCCCAGCAGCTACGATGGAGTCGATGGAGTCTTCCCTAACTTTTCCCCATTCTCGACTTATTTTTAtagtatttctgtgtgtttaggTGGAGCTTGAGTGACTCTATTCATGCATACCTTTGTTACTGATTGGTGTAAAAttctcttgctttgcttttaaaggtACAGTCAAAAAGACTATAGAGCGCATGCCCAGTGAGGGGTGGTCGCACTTTGGAGGTGGGTAACTTTGGGATGGAGGTGTGCGTTAATATTATTATTGGTCTTTAATGAAGCAAGTTCATTGAAGGAGAGAGATTTCACCACAGTTGCTGGCTCAGCAGTAAGACATCTTCCCCTATCTCCCGTGGCTGACAGGTGGTATGCGGATTATCAGCTGCAAAGTACCATCGAGTTCCCTTCCCCGCAAGGatttctgcagagcctggcctTTGCTCCGCTCCACCCTCCATTCCATCCCCATTAGCAGGTGTGTGTGTATGGGGAATCATCACGGAATAGGTTTCAAGTCATGCCAACTGCATTCCATCCAGGGAGCAGCAACTGTGATTTACCCTATAATTCCCGTACTGTTATAACGCCTGTAAGGATGTTAATATAACTCCTAAGTTTCCTCTAATTGAATCCCCAGTTACGGGTCCACAGGGTCCCCAGTCATTTTCCCACACCGTGCTTTGCATTGGTAGCTAGaaaggtgttgataacacaccagtgttttggctactgctgagcagtgttgGCACAGCATCAGTGCTGTCTCTCCAACATTCTGCCCCAGCATCAGCTGGCTGGGGGTGGGCAAGATCCTAGGAGGAGTTAcaaccaggacagctgacccaaactggtcagagggatattccataccatatgatgtcagctcagaaataaaagcGAAgtaaaggagggggaaaggagagcaTTTCTTATTTACAGTGTTTGCCTTCCAGAGAAACTGGTACATGTGCGgaagccctgcttcccaggaagtgtcTAGACAGTACTTGCTGATCGAAACTAGACAAtcaatttgttttttttccctctccttgttCATGCACAAACATTCACTTTTGCTTTAGTAAACAGCCTTATCTCAGTCTGCAAGTTGTTTTTCATCTCTCCTgtccagctgggaaggaggagtgATAGAGTTGTTTGGTGAACACCTGGCATCTAGCCAAGATAAACCCACACCAGTCCTTTTTGGTTCCTAACATGGGCTGAGACACTGGCCCTTATATATCTTGCATGGTATAGTAATAGTAGTTATTGAGTAGCAAGCTCTCAGGGTcgtagttttcctgagattctccttgggcTTCCTGTTCCCCAAGGcaataagggttcccccagggttgctcttccctgggagtttcccctgggttgctgttcccaggggtaataaggtgttcagtcttctcttcgccctgagtgttacacaccagaggtagagacaaCAAACGGAGTCTGCTGGTTGtcatttccaaggttgtttattcttcattatctcagtcctttttcagctctgccaagcacttccctggcagggtaccttatcttagttctttctcagctctgtgatgcatccccagcagagcaggacacgcggcagactgggcggatcagagagccccgtaccttatgtacggtccccttgacccaaccactgtctgagacgtattttttatttacaaaattttaccaatacctattacctatactaacatgtcagttctactctaaaccaatctctaaaacccaactcagcacaagatgggggacgagaacaagaacaaggaggacaggggccactccccaattcctccatcttgtctcttcagccccatatgctaagaatcctaatttctatatttatattctataataaaccatccactacttatttcaaattcttaggatttgtgattcttcctgcatgtgagtgttcactcccatggacaggaatcagagtcagtgtcctcctgggacctgtgtgggtctaactgacccccctgtaccgatcccagacccccctgtctggtctccaaatcctccagggtggccagagggatgttctagactccgacagcAAGCTCCTGTGCGGGACATGGAGTTTGTCAGGTACGCTGCttatctctttgttttgttgagTTTGGGAACATGTTACTACAAACAGtggctctgtgctttgctgtgacATTGATGGCTTTGTTGTGCTGGGGGAGCTACTTTCTGGGGACAATGAGGGACTCACTCTCCCTATCTGGGACTGATGTAGATTGTTTTAGAATGCAGGCTGCTGCATTCCTTGTTCATCCTTATGTAAGCTGTTGAATACTATGTTTTAGAATGCAGGCTGCCGCATTCCTTGTTCATCCTTATGTAAGCTGTTGAATACTATTTTTACTATTAACTAATACTGTTGGCACACTATGGGGTTTTTGGAATCTGGTGTCATCCTGCTgtgagacaaaacaaactgtaGGTGAGGAGGTACTGAAATGTGTCCTGAAGCGGCTGCTCGCTGGATGGCAGTGCGTGTGCAAGGATTTGAGCAGGTTCCTAGAGTGGTTATGACCTCCCCTTGCCTGGCACTCTACACCTAAATAGGTAAAGAAGCCTGGCAAACTGACGTGTCACCTGATAGAAGGGTGCCTTACCTACCCTGATGAAACCCAGCAGCTTCTTGCCCTGTACGAGGGCCTGGCCTATGCCTATTGAGCCGCAGTTCAGTATTGTCAGAAGAGTGTGGCTGAGGCAGGGACCCAAACTGCATTTGAGGACACTATGGCTGAGATAGGGACCCAAACAATAACTACAGTAATGGCCCCCagaagtgagaaagaaaaggtggaTAAGGAGAGCCAAGGAGCGATCAGCAAGACTCACTCACCTTTTAGTAGTGCCATGTGGCCAGTGCAAAAGTCTGATGGAGGGTGGAGGTTAACAGTAGACCATTGTGGCCTGAATGAAGTAACGCCCccactgagtgctgctgtaCTGGACATGTTAGAGCTCTAATATGAACTGGAGTCAAAGGCAGCCAGGTGGTATGCTGCACTTGGCATTGCCGATGCATTTTTCTCAATTCCTTTGACAGCAGAGTGCGGACCACAGTTTGCTTTCATGTGGCGGGGTGTCCAATACACCTGGAATCGACTGCCCCGGGGGTAGAAACACAGCCCTACCATCTCTCATGGACTGATCCAAAGTGTACTGGAAATGGATGATGCCCCGCAACATCTACAATACGTtcatgacatcattgtgtggggcaGTGAGGCAGAAGAAGTgtttgagaagggaaaaagaatagTTCAGAATGTTCTGATAGCTGGGTTTGccataaagaaaagcaaggtcAAGGGACCTGCACGGGACATCCAGTTTTTGGGCGCACAAATGGTGGGGTGGCCGTCGTCGTGTGCCTATGGATGTGGTTAACAAGATAGCAACTATGTCTTCACCAGCTAAGAAGACGGAAACACAGGCTTTCGTAGGCCGCCTGGGGTTTTGGAGAATGCATATTCCACGTTACAGTCAGCTTGTGAGGCCCCTCTATTGAGTGACCCAGAAGAACCATTTTGCATGGGGCCTTGAGCAACAACAGGCCTTTGAGCAGATCAAACAGGGAAGTAGCTTTTGTGGTAGCTcttgggcctgttcagcctggaccAGCCCTGCAAAATATACTCTACACTGCAGCTGGATAGCATGATCTCACTTGGAGCTTCTGGCAAAGAACATCAAGAGAAAGCCGAGGTGGACCATTAAGGTTTTGGAGCCGGGGTCATTGAGGATCAGAAGGCCCACTACACTccctctgaaaaagaaatattagcaGCGTATAAGGGGGTTTGAGCATCCTCAGTTGTTGTTGGGAAAGAAGCGTGTCTCCTCTTGGCGCTGCAATTTCCTGTGCTACACTAGATGTTCAAAGGAAGCATCCCTTTGACACATCGTGCAAACAGTGCTGCGTGGAGTAAGTGGGTGGGTAGCAGCACTGATCACACAACGAGCTTGACTGGAGGAACCCAATTGCCTGAGAATCCATGAAAAAAGGCAGAGGTTTTGGAGAATTTCTTTGAAAGGTCACTCGTACTCAAGAAGCACCACCATATAATGAGTTATCAGAAGATGAAAGAGGCCATGCTCTCTTTTCTGACGGATCCTGCCTTGTGGTAGGAAACCATCAGAGGtggaaagctgctgtgtggaGTCCCACACAATGAGTCGTTGAGGCcgctgaaggagaagaaaagtggCCTCTGCTGTATCTCTGTACTGACTCCTGGATGGTGGCTAATGCCCTATGAAGGTGGCTACAGCAATGGAAGAAGACCgattggcagtgcagggctaaaCCCATGTGGGCTGCTGTGTTGTGGCAGGACATCACTGCACGGGTAGAAACGATGGCTCTGAAGGAACGTCCCGTAGACGCTTACATGCCCCAAAGTCGTGCCACTGAGGAACATCAGAAGAATGAACAGCCAGCTAAGGCTGCCAAAATTGAAATAGCTCAGGTAGACTTAGACTGGGAGAAGAAGTGTGAACTCTTTACAGCCTCATGGGCCCATGAACCATGCGGGCATCTAGGAAAAGATGCAACCTACAGACGAGCTTGTGATTGAGGGGTCGGCCTGACCACGGAGGCTATCACACAGGTCACCGGTGAATGTGAAACGTGCTGCAATCAAGTGAGCCACATGAGTGAAATGTCCTTGGAATAGATGGCCAAAGTGAGTTTTAAATCTGCTGaggcctggcaaattgactatATTGGACCACTGCCATGAACACACCAAGGCAAGAGCTTACATGCTCATCGTGGTAGAGGCAACTACTGGTTGGCTGTAAAAATACCCTGTAAACCATGCTATTGCTTGAAACGCTGTCTTAGGCCTTGAGAGAGACATTTTGTGGTCACATGGTACCCCAGAAAGAATGGAATCAATGAGTCTCCTTGTCTTAGTTtagaaagacaggtgtctgccagggaaaagccggagcttcccttggaatggggaatgtaaaccccctcgctctgaattattttaattttgaaattaaggagctttcaggcaaagatatgggaataggaataacagttctttactaggaatattaaaaacgAAGTAGTACAAAAAAGGAAacgaacaaaaaagaaaaacactggcagagtcagaacacgacctgacaccctgttggtcagggtgttggtagcagtccaattaagtcctggagtgacagatgtggttctgttggagtagagatgatcccGTGGAAGGATCCAGCGGtggcgagatgggtctggtcttcctctgggaagccagtggaaaacaggctgtcctggtgttctgaatctcaggttttatccaggtaggaaagcttggctcctcccactgggtggagcatctcacaatgggatgatgccattttatcagtcatgcagtgagccttaatggctcattaacagcagatatccccctggaaGGAGGATGGGTCAGGGAAGAGATaggaacactgccccacctggttttaacagctggcccattaacagaagacacctgcccccttccccccgGAGCCATGAGGAATGGGTcatagaagagataaagaaacacctccccaaccagtttcaacagatgggaaTAGAATACATCTTGCATTGAACCCAAGACACTCATTTATGAAATAACCTCATAAACTCTTAGGCAAAGAAACATGCATTGAGTAGATATATCACATCCCTTATCACCCACAAGCCTCTGGAAAGATTGAGAGGTATGATGGACTGCTGATGACTATGTCAAGAGGGTTAGGCAATCGGGCATGGAAGCATTGGGATGCAAATTTAGCAGAAGCCACTTGGCTGGTTAACACCAGAAGATCTGCTAACCGCCCTGGTCCtgcccaaacaaaaccactacATACTGTGGGAGGAGATAAGGTCCCCATACTACACACAGGGAAGTGGCTGTGGAATTCTCCTCCCATGGGAAAAGGCAAACCTATtaatgggattgtctttgctcaaggacctggGTGTACTTGGTGGGTAGTGCAGAAGGATGGGGAGACCCGGCGTGTGCCTCAAGGAGATTTAACCTTGGGGGAAAAGTAATGAGTGCAAACTGTATGTTGCAGGAAGTAAAGTAGCAGGAGTGACATGAACCGACGATGAGTGAATTTTACGAGGAGCGAGGAGAGTGCGAGGATAGCCCAGGCAgggccggtgccggtgccgaACGGTCGAGTGTGTCGCTTCTGTCCCGAGCACCCATCTTGATGGAGTGGAGCCCAAGTCACAGCctgttttttaaacatctggAGGGCTGGAGGAAACCCATCAAATGGGAAACTAATATCTGTCTTTGAAAGGAAGGGGGACGGTAGTTAATGAAAATGTATACGTGTGTTGGACATAAAGATGGTTTAAGCATGGAGTTTAAGTTGTAAGTGTTGGTAAGAAGGGATTTCAGTCATGACAAATAAATACAATGGAAGAATTAGAAGccagatatagatatataaaaaaTTCTGTGGGATCTGAGTATGATGCAAATGGTGCGAAGTAAGGGGTGGAGACTGTACTGGCTGTGGCTGAGATGGAGTTCATTTTCCCCATAGCGTCCAACAGTGCCATGCTTTGCATTTGTATCTAGaaaggtgttgataacacatcagtgttttggctactgctgGGCAATGTTGGCACAGCATCAGCGCTGCCTCTCCAACATTCTGCCCCCAATAAGTAGGCTGGGAGTGGGCAAGATCCTGGCAGGAGACACCACTAGaccaggtgacccaaactggccaGAGGGCTATTCTGTAccatatgacttcagctcagaaataaaagctaagttaaggagggggaaagggggcaCATTAGTTATTTACAGCGTTTGCCTTTCGGAGCAACCCCTACCTgtgctgaagccctgcttcTTGGAAAGTGGTCGGACAGTGCTTGCTGATGGGAACCAGAGgatatatttgtttttcctgtttccttttttgtgcgaaaactttctcttttcctttagtAAACTGCCCTATCTCACCCTGTGAGttgttttccatcttattttctctctgtgtcaaGCTGAGAAGGGGGAGTGATAGAACGACTCTGTGAGCACCagaaagaggagctggaaaCCACTGGGCAGCCGGAAAGCTAACAATGTAATCACGAGAGTAAAAATGTGCTGGGACAACTCAATGACTGGAGCTCCCCAGTCAATGGCTATAAAGTGgtcagaaggaaggagaggcagaggtggTCCGCTGTGTGAACTCAAGAGGGATTTTCTGTACAGAGCTGTCTTTGAAAGACAGCGATGAACAGGTTGAGAGCTTATGGGTGAAAATTAGAGGCCAAGCTGTTGCGTTAAGAGTAAGAAACTTGGCAGAAAATAAAGCCCCTTgcactccagctgctcctcagacaTCAGAGGGACCGGGTGGGGTTAGGCCTAATTTCCGGTTACAACCAGTTCAGCACTGTGAATCTGGTTGCGTTCTCTAAGAACCTTTGTGAGCGCAGATTCAGGAATAGAGTGATTTTCTGAAGTTACAGAACTAGAGATTTGGAACTGCCATTGAGAAATGCACTAGCTGTGGTAGAAGTCTAATAACATCATGCTAACCCATGCAATACTAATAATAGCAATGGTATGCAGAAGCTTCCCAAGAGAGCGTCCCCGCtttggaggagggagaagagaacaGACCGGCAACTGTCTCTGACATCTCTTGGGAATTCCTGCTACCTAGCTGAAATTTCTACCCTCCTTATATGCAGCCCAATCTTCTCCTCCTTACATATAGCAAGATCTAATTGGAGAGCTGAGTAATATAATCATATACGTGGTAGCATGTACTTCAGTAAGCTTATTAGCATATGCATGAGTGTGCATTTTAATACTTAAATGACCCTTAATCGGGCAAAGGTTACTTCTTTGGCCTTGGTGTCCTTCAGAGTTCCGCTCTTAAGACTTCTTTCCATTTCATGCCGTTCATCAGAGCCAAGAAACGGCTTTCCTAGCTGCCCATGAACTCCTCCTTCGGCCATATTGTCCTTTCTTGATGTCAGCTATGTGGATCTCCATCAGGAAAGATAATGTGGAGGGTACACGGTTTAGGCCATATATAGTAAGCCTTAGCCCTTTCCTGACTCCATGGTCATCATCCCACACAAGCCAACAAAGGAAGCCAACCTTGTGGTTGGTATCTACTATAGGCCACCAGATTAAGAGGATGAGGTCGACGTAAGAAATCAGGCAAGTTAGGCGGGACATGAGCGTTGCTGAGTAAGGGCCTTCTCTTCTGGTTGAGCTGAAGCATGAAGTGGACATGCATAGGTATTGGAAGCAGGGACACGCATTCTGGGAAGAATCTAAAGATGCCGCCCAGGTCTGTAGGGATGGGATCAGAAAAGCTaaggcaaagctggagctgaatTTGGCAGGGGATGTAAAGAATCATAAGATGGGCTTCCACAGGTGCATTGGTCAGAAAATAAGGCTAAAGAAAGCGTACGCCAACCCacattcccttcctccctccccccctgcccccgcTGATAAATAAGCCAGGAGGTCTAGTGGCCAGTAACATGGAGAAGGCTGTGATACTCGGTGAGTcgttttcctctgttttcactgGCACGGTTACCAAACCTCTTGAGACCCTGAACCTCAAGGCAGGGACTTGGGGAACAAAGTCCCTTCCATCATAGGAAACGATCTGTTTTGAGACCACCCGAGGAACCTGTGGATACACAAGTCCTGCACCTGGAGAGGCACAACGCCATGCACCAGTACATGCTGGAGGTCGAttggctggaaagcagctttgcaaaatAGGACGACGTGCCCTTGCCGCAAAGGCGGCCAAGGATCTCCTTAGCCCAATATCGAGGAAAGCAGGGTTTATATATGTTACAAGATAGATGTGTGGGCCATTCAAGGTGCTCACTGTCCccggagctgcagggcacagcagaccACCCTTGGGCAGATTTGAGGGCGCTGCCTATTTTTCTAAAAGCCTCCTATCCAGCCTAACGCAAATCCTACTATCTTGAACCCTCAAGCCAGCAGTGCCGAACGCACgctttgcattttatttgcttCCAGGAGACGTGCAGCTTAGAAACGTCTGCAATGGAAGTGGGGCTTTCAGCAAACAGTGTAGAGCAACTTCTGTTGGTTTTTCAAAATGTCCCGAGAAGTTAAGGGcaggcctgccctgccctggccaaaGCAGTCATTTGACTGAAGGGAGCAGCACCAAAAAGGCACAGGCACCTTTGGGGTGGACTTGATGCGGTAACAAATAACAAGAAATAGTGTTTGTAGCTACTACAGCCTCTTCTGCGACCTCGTAGCCCGCCCTCAGGGTCGCAGCACTACACGGGGCAGGTCCCTCGGCGCCCCGAGGGCCCCAGGTCGACGAGAGAGGACTCGCCAAGGAGGCGGGGAAAAACGAAAGAGACAGGCGGGACAGCAAATGGAGACGCGGGCCACGATCCGTCGGCCCAATGGGCGCCGCGGAGGGCCGGGCTTAGTGGAGGAAGTGTCGGGGCGGACACGGGCTTTGTCCTTGGCTGACGAGAGTATCGGGGTGCTGGCCTCTCGCCCTGGTGGCGCCACTACCGTCTTCGGAAAGATTATCAGCAAGGCGTTTCTGTGGTCTCGTCAGCGACGAGGACTAGGAGGTAGCCGCGGCTTTGCTCTCTGTGCGCggttcctcttcccttccccctcctcccgcGCTTGCGGGCATCTGAGCCGAGGACACCCGGTGCGCGGTACCCGGGCGCGCGGCAGGGCGCGCGGcggcgctgctgctgcgggtgggtgggtgggtgcaGGGACGCGGGACGGACGGGGCCTCTCTGGGTTGTGGCGCTCTCTACTGCACCGTCCCCATAGCTTGTTCTGTGCCGCACCCCCACCCCTCCGGCTGCCGCGGGCGTACTGGGTTGCAAGTGTTGTCCGGACTCGCCTCGTATCCCACCCCCACCGTGTCGTGTGTGCGCGCGTAGAGAAGGACCTCCGAAGGTAACTTGGTCTCAATGTGTCTCCTAACAGCATCGATGAGGTTCTGCAGCTTGGCTGTGCTAGGCTTTGGTTCTGAACCCCCAAACTGGATTATGAGGGCAAGGAATGACATCTTTgtctagttaaaaaaaaaaaaaaaaaaaaagcaaaaaaattacaaggtGGTCATTATGCAGGCTGCAATAGCTTTCCAGAACTCGTTTCTTTGGGGAAATAAGACCGTGATAACAGCATGCTTGCAAGGGTCACGAGTGTTGGTACAGGAAACTGGAGTGAGCTGCTTAGACCGGGGGAAAAAGAATGCAGGCGTTGCCTATGCGATGTTAACTTTAAGGTAATATCCCATGTGATTTAGTTCTTAAAATGCTGAAAGTTAGCAGTTAGggattctttctgcttttgaaggTAGGGTTTGCATGCAGTATAGAAGACAGACTCGTCCCATGCACTTGCAGGCTTCCTGGCATTATGCGTGTGTTCGATGCTTGAGCTCCCTGTCCTGTGGGAAATGAATGGCCGCTGCTCTTCCACTTCACTAAACTCTTTGCTGATTCAGTTAAGCCATTTGTCTTCAGTCTCTGCGTGGACCACATCCAGTAGAAAAACTGCTCAGGAAAGGATCGGTCCCAACTAAAACATACTGGAGCTTGTTAATCGCAAGTAGTGGCCTGTCTCCTTCCCCCATGGTCTTGCATGACGAATCCCACTTCTAGAGGGGGCTCTGTAAATATACTGTATTTTGGGTACAGAAAGCATAATAATCATgcaagaaaaatcaatgttCTGACTTGTCTTTGGGGTATCTGGTAATCTGCTTCTGTAGGAGTTCAGCGGGGCAGATGGGTTTGCATAAGCTATTGCCTTTCTCTGAAGCCGGTTATGTTTTAAGTGTTTACTCTTCCTCCAGTGCCGTTCGTTCCATGATCGTTTTGCCCCTAGACGCGACACTTTTCCTAGTCATGCCTAAGGAGCCAATTATCGAGTTGTCTGGAGCAGGAGATTCTGGTGAATCTGTAAGTACTGTGGGAGTTTTCTGTGTGCTAAACTGTACCTGTAGATAGTTCCTCATTTACTAGACTCTTTCCcatcccccctttcccccttgaTAGGGCACAGTAGGCTACTTTGGGTTTTCTGGCGCTATCATCTCTTGCCTCTGGCTTGTAATGGAGTTGAGCTTTTTGACTAAAAGCAGTGCGATAAAGCAATGCTAGTCCCTGGGTGTGTACTTCTGGTGCAAAGCGCCATGTTGTTTTGGAGTGCAGTCTGGTGCCTAATGTTGTGGTTTAGAGTCAGAGTAGTAGTCCTAACATGGAGAAGAGGGCTTGGGGTTTTTGGCAGGTCCGGGGCAAGGAAGGGCAAAGCTGGTTGAGTGGTGCTGGATGTTTTGCTTTAAGCTGTAAAAGCCATGTTCAAAGACACTGTAAACCCACGCAAAAGGCAgccaaaagtttattttccagcCGGATTGGTTATGTTGCCTGAAGACACAATTGGGGCTTTAACGCGGAGACAGTGTcagcttctgtggctgttttGTAGTCCTTTGGTGTCTATCTTGAGAAAAATTGCCTAGCTCTCTTTTGCCCCTATAGCGTGCATAATTGGTCTTAGTAGCTTTGCTTGGAAAGCTTTAGTTGCCAGTGTTTGGACGACCGTTAATTTGGCCATGCAATGGTTGAACTGCTAGGAATTGGCTAGCTGCTTTCTCTGGGTGGTTCTCTGCTCtcattccttcccttcctgccctctcccctcttgttcctttattctttttattttacttatttatggGTTTGTacttccttctccagcttcttggGCATGTCGTGATTGTTGGCGAGATGTGTGTTGCTCACCTGGGCCTGACCAATGGATTCCGGATGGTTGTGGATGAAGggcccgagggtgggcagtctGTCTCTCGCATGCATCTACCCGTTCTGGGTGGCGGTCAGTTGGGCTGGCCGCCTGGCTAAGATTTTGGCACCGCAAGAGTTGCTGCACGTGTACAAATCGCCGCTGAATGGATTTCATCTGTTGCCCATCAATCTAGCGGCTTTtgatgtgtaattttttttt
This portion of the Prinia subflava isolate CZ2003 ecotype Zambia chromosome W unlocalized genomic scaffold, Cam_Psub_1.2 scaffold_31_NEW, whole genome shotgun sequence genome encodes:
- the LOC134565014 gene encoding uncharacterized protein LOC134565014, giving the protein METRATIRRPNGRRGGPGLVEEVSGRTRALSLADESIGVLASRPGGATTVFGKIISKAFLWSRQRRGLGGSRGFALCARFLFPSPSSRACGHLSRGHPVRGTRARGRARGGAAAAGGWVGAGTRDGRGLSGLWRSLLHRPHSLFCAAPPPLRLPRAYWVASVVRTRLVSHPHRVVCARVEKDLRSAVRSMIVLPLDATLFLVMPKEPIIELSGAGDSGESLLGHVVIVGEMCVAHLGLTNGFRMVVDEGPEGGQSVSRMHLPVLGGGQLGWPPG